The Xenopus tropicalis strain Nigerian chromosome 2, UCB_Xtro_10.0, whole genome shotgun sequence genome window below encodes:
- the pgm2l1 gene encoding glucose 1,6-bisphosphate synthase isoform X2, translating to MSFGTAGLRSAMGAGFSCINDLTIIQTSQGMYHYLERSFPDLKKRGLVIGYDTRGQVTSNSSSIRFAKLSAAVFLSRGVPVQLFSRYVPTPFVPYAVQKLGAVAGVMVTASHNRKEDNGFKVYWENGAQITSPHDKEILKCIEQHAEPWDESWQENLPDSSPLARDPLEEITRSYMEELQSLCFHRHINMKTPLKFVHSSFHGVGHDYVQGAFRVFGFSPPIPVPEQKDPDPDFSTVKCPNPEEGECVLELSLRLAEKEGARVVVATDPDADRLAVAELQDMGRWKVFTGNELAALLGWWMFYCWDKSCPDRSDVRDVCMLATTVSSSILRAIANKEGFHFEETLPGFKWIGNRVKSLLDEGKTVVFAFEESIGFMCGTSVPDKDGVSAAVVVAEMAAFLDSNNVTMEQQLESLYETYGYHISKTSYFLCYDPATIRRIFERLRNYNGPKRYPEFCGPYGILHVRDVTTGYDSSQLNKKSVLPVSKSSQMVTFSFQNGCVATLRTSGTEPKIKYYAEMCGTPGQGEKSFLEEELKKVIDALVENFLEPSRNGLICRCV from the exons ATGTCCTTTGGCACCGCCGGTCTGCGCTCCGCCATGGGCGCCGGGTTCAGCTGCATCAATGATCTGACCATTATACAGACCTCCCAG GGAATGTACCACTACCTTGAGAGGAGTTTCCCCGATCTGAAGAAGAGAGGCCTTGTGATTGGCTATGACACGCGAGGCCAAGTGACCAGTAACAGCAGCAGTATAAG GTTTGCCAAGCTGAGCGCCGCCGTGTTTCTGAGCAGGGGGGTCCCGGTACAGCTCTTCTCCAGATACGTCCCCACTCCTTTCGTG CCCTACGCGGTGCAGAAACTGGGGGCAGTCGCCGGGGTCATGGTCACAGCGTCGCACAATCGCAAGGAGGACAATGGGTTTAAG gtgTATTGGGAAAACGGGGCGCAGATCACATCACCCCATGACAAGGAAATCCTGAAGTGCATCGAGCAGCACGCAGAGCCCTGGGACGAGTCCTGGCAGGAGAATCTGCCCGACAGCAGCCCCCTGGCCAGGGACCCCCTGGAGGAGATAACCAGGAGTTACATGGAGGAGCTGCAGTCTCTCTGCTTCCACAG GCACATTAATATGAAGACACCCCTAAAGTTTGTTCATAGCTCCTTTCATGGCGTAGGCCATGATTACGTTCAGGGAGCGTTCAGAGTCTTCGGCTTCAGCCCCCCAATTCCGGTTCCCGAACAAAAAGATCCCGATCCCGACTTCTCCACAGTCAAGTGCCCAAATCCGGAGGAAGGCGAATGCGTTCTG GAGCTGTCTCTCAGGCTGGCAGAGAAGGAAGGTGCCCGGGTGGTGGTGGCAACTGACCCAGATGCCGACAGACTGGCAGTTGCTGAATTGCAGGACAT GGGCCGCTGGAAGGTCTTCACTGGGAATGAACTGGCGGCGCTGCTGGGATGGTGGATGTTCTACTGCTGGGATAAGTCCTGCCCCGATAGGTCCGACGTGAGGGATGTCTGTATGCTGGCAACCACTGTGTCCTCCAGTATCCTGCGCGCTATTGCCAACAAGGAGGGCTTCCACTTTGAG GAAACCCTTCCTGGATTTAAATGGATCGGAAACAGAGTGAAAAGTCTCCTGGATGAGGGGAAGACGGTCGTATTTGCATTTGAGGAATCTATAG GCTTCATGTGCGGAACCTCGGTGCCGGACAAAGATGGCGTGAGTGCGGCTGTGGTTGTGGCGGAAATGGCCGCCTTTCTGGACAGTAACAACGTGACTATGGAGCAGCAGCTGGAGAGTCTGTATGAAAC ATATGGTTATCACATTTCAAAGACCTCCTATTTCTTGTGCTACGACCCCGCGACAATCAGAAGGATATTTGAGCGCCTGCGGAACTACAACGGGCCAAAGAGATACCCAGAGTTCTGTGGGCCCTACGGCATCCTGCACGTTCGGGATGTGACCACCGGCTACGACAGCAGCCAACTGAATAAGAAATCT GTTCTGCCGGTCAGTAAGAGCAGCCAGATGGTCACCTTCAGCTTTCAGAACGGCTGTGTCGCCACCCTGAGAACCAGCGGCACTGAGCCCAAGATAAAGTACTATGCCGAGATGTGTGGGACCCCAGGCCAAGG AGAAAAGTCTTTCTTGGAAGAGGAGCTGAAAAAGGTCATTGACGCCCTAGTGGAGAATTTCCTGGAACCCAGCAGGAACGGCCTGATCTGCCGCTGTGTGTAA
- the pgm2l1 gene encoding glucose 1,6-bisphosphate synthase isoform X1 translates to MRSAAAEAEALSGSPHRALSNTMGETGGDVNSNLLIPSSTGEPELDLAVWQWLRWDKNPKTKAQIETLLRNGKNKELRERLCCRMSFGTAGLRSAMGAGFSCINDLTIIQTSQGMYHYLERSFPDLKKRGLVIGYDTRGQVTSNSSSIRFAKLSAAVFLSRGVPVQLFSRYVPTPFVPYAVQKLGAVAGVMVTASHNRKEDNGFKVYWENGAQITSPHDKEILKCIEQHAEPWDESWQENLPDSSPLARDPLEEITRSYMEELQSLCFHRHINMKTPLKFVHSSFHGVGHDYVQGAFRVFGFSPPIPVPEQKDPDPDFSTVKCPNPEEGECVLELSLRLAEKEGARVVVATDPDADRLAVAELQDMGRWKVFTGNELAALLGWWMFYCWDKSCPDRSDVRDVCMLATTVSSSILRAIANKEGFHFEETLPGFKWIGNRVKSLLDEGKTVVFAFEESIGFMCGTSVPDKDGVSAAVVVAEMAAFLDSNNVTMEQQLESLYETYGYHISKTSYFLCYDPATIRRIFERLRNYNGPKRYPEFCGPYGILHVRDVTTGYDSSQLNKKSVLPVSKSSQMVTFSFQNGCVATLRTSGTEPKIKYYAEMCGTPGQGEKSFLEEELKKVIDALVENFLEPSRNGLICRCV, encoded by the exons ATGCGTAGTGCAGCGGCTGAGGCAGAAGCGCTGTCGGGCAGCCCGCACCGTGCACTGAGCAACACCATGGGGGAGACCGGAGGGGACGTCAACTCCAATCTGCTCATCCCCAGCTCCACCGGGGAGCCCGAACTCGACCTCGCCGTATGGCAGTGGCTGCGCTGGGATAAG AATCCAAAGACGAAAGCCCAGATAGAGACGTTGCTACGGAATGGGAAGAACAAGGAGCTCCGCGAGCGTCTGTGCTGCCGAATGTCCTTTGGCACCGCCGGTCTGCGCTCCGCCATGGGCGCCGGGTTCAGCTGCATCAATGATCTGACCATTATACAGACCTCCCAG GGAATGTACCACTACCTTGAGAGGAGTTTCCCCGATCTGAAGAAGAGAGGCCTTGTGATTGGCTATGACACGCGAGGCCAAGTGACCAGTAACAGCAGCAGTATAAG GTTTGCCAAGCTGAGCGCCGCCGTGTTTCTGAGCAGGGGGGTCCCGGTACAGCTCTTCTCCAGATACGTCCCCACTCCTTTCGTG CCCTACGCGGTGCAGAAACTGGGGGCAGTCGCCGGGGTCATGGTCACAGCGTCGCACAATCGCAAGGAGGACAATGGGTTTAAG gtgTATTGGGAAAACGGGGCGCAGATCACATCACCCCATGACAAGGAAATCCTGAAGTGCATCGAGCAGCACGCAGAGCCCTGGGACGAGTCCTGGCAGGAGAATCTGCCCGACAGCAGCCCCCTGGCCAGGGACCCCCTGGAGGAGATAACCAGGAGTTACATGGAGGAGCTGCAGTCTCTCTGCTTCCACAG GCACATTAATATGAAGACACCCCTAAAGTTTGTTCATAGCTCCTTTCATGGCGTAGGCCATGATTACGTTCAGGGAGCGTTCAGAGTCTTCGGCTTCAGCCCCCCAATTCCGGTTCCCGAACAAAAAGATCCCGATCCCGACTTCTCCACAGTCAAGTGCCCAAATCCGGAGGAAGGCGAATGCGTTCTG GAGCTGTCTCTCAGGCTGGCAGAGAAGGAAGGTGCCCGGGTGGTGGTGGCAACTGACCCAGATGCCGACAGACTGGCAGTTGCTGAATTGCAGGACAT GGGCCGCTGGAAGGTCTTCACTGGGAATGAACTGGCGGCGCTGCTGGGATGGTGGATGTTCTACTGCTGGGATAAGTCCTGCCCCGATAGGTCCGACGTGAGGGATGTCTGTATGCTGGCAACCACTGTGTCCTCCAGTATCCTGCGCGCTATTGCCAACAAGGAGGGCTTCCACTTTGAG GAAACCCTTCCTGGATTTAAATGGATCGGAAACAGAGTGAAAAGTCTCCTGGATGAGGGGAAGACGGTCGTATTTGCATTTGAGGAATCTATAG GCTTCATGTGCGGAACCTCGGTGCCGGACAAAGATGGCGTGAGTGCGGCTGTGGTTGTGGCGGAAATGGCCGCCTTTCTGGACAGTAACAACGTGACTATGGAGCAGCAGCTGGAGAGTCTGTATGAAAC ATATGGTTATCACATTTCAAAGACCTCCTATTTCTTGTGCTACGACCCCGCGACAATCAGAAGGATATTTGAGCGCCTGCGGAACTACAACGGGCCAAAGAGATACCCAGAGTTCTGTGGGCCCTACGGCATCCTGCACGTTCGGGATGTGACCACCGGCTACGACAGCAGCCAACTGAATAAGAAATCT GTTCTGCCGGTCAGTAAGAGCAGCCAGATGGTCACCTTCAGCTTTCAGAACGGCTGTGTCGCCACCCTGAGAACCAGCGGCACTGAGCCCAAGATAAAGTACTATGCCGAGATGTGTGGGACCCCAGGCCAAGG AGAAAAGTCTTTCTTGGAAGAGGAGCTGAAAAAGGTCATTGACGCCCTAGTGGAGAATTTCCTGGAACCCAGCAGGAACGGCCTGATCTGCCGCTGTGTGTAA